A genomic region of Spodoptera frugiperda isolate SF20-4 chromosome 31, AGI-APGP_CSIRO_Sfru_2.0, whole genome shotgun sequence contains the following coding sequences:
- the LOC118276411 gene encoding lamin-like protein produces MFRPEDQQVEICLLKSNLEEIENELVIQRSALPALDAENEQKYRETMAALRVTRSLNTEIERLKLENVRLTAKRMQLKRQSDDITKSLARAREDQNELANSVKQETEATELIIRQYEDLLEEISNRFRNTRGYYNEEEINKETENINTTITQLTDELEKRQSMADELKSQLNMIVPAVPEDILTIFGKQELEDKMKELSEKLEALIEKRKILLENPSAT; encoded by the exons atgtttaggCCCGAAGACCAGCAAGTTGAGATATGTTTACTCAAGTCAAATTTAGAAGAAATCGAAAATGAGTTAGTGATTCAG CGTTCCGCCCTACCAGCATTGGACGCAGAAAATGAGCAAAAATATAGAGAGACTATGGCCGCGCTGCGGGTCACGCGCTCATTGAACACGGAAATTGAACGACTTAAACTTGAGAATG TGCGATTGACTGCAAAACGTATGCAACTGAAGCGACAAAGCGATGATATTACTAAAAGCTTGGCACGGGCACGGGAAGATCAAAATGAACTCGCAAATTCTGTGAAGCAAGAAACAGAGGCAACAGAACTTATCAT ACGTCAGTATGAAGACTTGTTGGAAGAAATATCAAATCGATTCAGAAACACTCGaggatattat AATGAAGAAGAAATTAATAAGGaaacagaaaatattaatacaactaTAACACAATTAACGGATGAATTAGAGAAGAGACAAAGTATGGCAGATGAATTGAAATCACAGCTGAATATGATTGTACCAGCTGTGCCAGAAGACATCCTTACAATATT TGGAAAACAAGAATTAGAAGATAAAATGAAGGAACTTTCTGAAAAGTTGGAAGCCTTAATTGAAAAACGTAAAATTCTTCTAGAAAACCCGAGTGCCACATAA
- the LOC118276397 gene encoding uncharacterized protein LOC118276397 gives MIVLILSGLLIAGGGGAQLEETENCDAADLNVCVDLIPRTPVGLPRNKNELDAHCQAYQTGMMCMDAWIKRCLPTDGQKLLQQQIGGARALMRFLCTNDTALRREFLKEPTCWGRVSPDWSRCVDELQIAVRENTERAQQLTYFNRNAELCCSRDDFIQCVTHAGRSCSIQASTLLRRMAWVLAHDIAACNQQPRAYCAAPPLPYTAPLLTAIYGLLFYPPRL, from the exons GTGGAGGTGGGGCACAGCTGGAAGAAACGGAGAATTGCGACGCAGCAGACTTGAACGTGTGTGTAGACCTGATCCCGCGAACTCCTGTCGGCCTGCCCAGGAACAAAAATGAGTTGGACGCACACTGCCA GGCATACCAAACAGGCATGATGTGCATGGACGCATGGATCAAACGTTGCCTGCCGACCGATGGGCAGAAGTTACTACAGCAACAAATTGGTGGAGCTCGTGCACTCATGCGGTTTTTGTGCACAAACGATACGGCTTTACGGAGAG AATTCTTGAAGGAGCCGACGTGTTGGGGCAGGGTGTCTCCCGACTGGAGCCGTTGTGTCGATGAATTGCAGATCGCAGTCCGAGAAAATACGGAGCGAGCGCAACAGCTCACGTATTTCAACAGGAACGCTGAGTTGTGTTg TTCCCGCGATGACTTCATCCAGTGCGTCACGCACGCGGGACGGTCGTGTTCAATACAGGCGAGCACGCTGCTCCGGCGCATGGCCTGGGTCCTGGCACACGACATAGCAGCCTGCAACCAGCAGCCCCGGGCATACTGCGCGGCACCACCACTTCCCTACACAGCCCCCCTTCTCACAGCCATCTATGGGTTACTATTTTATCCCCCACGTTTGTAA